Proteins encoded within one genomic window of Oncorhynchus tshawytscha isolate Ot180627B linkage group LG02, Otsh_v2.0, whole genome shotgun sequence:
- the mfsd4aa gene encoding major facilitator superfamily domain-containing protein 4A, producing MMLVDDRVWALFKGHWQHTLTYWSVFFSFGLCIAFLGPTILDLRCQTQSTLQEITWVFFAQQLFLMLGSALGGLFKKTLRCSLSALFVSSLVISVVFAIIPLCHHVLMLAVAMAISGTAMGVIDTIANLQLVKLYQKDSAIFLQVLHFFIGLGALVSPLVADPFLSEGSCVLGGNMTANSSTDLHHLRSYLAGKGTTPLHNVSHHYHLHTEGIITTNVSYAFWIMALINLPVPVAVYVLMYRERLFPCSNHSPRLLDKEKNSQKDHNIQGHGGLFGCCNYADVKDRPASYFLLYILGGAVLFITDGIIGSYTGFIYTYAVSPPLSLPHKTAGCLTSVFWASVTAGRLASIYLSYRYTQQQLISVSLAGMMVVQCLLLILYSSPVFLFMGTCVLGLFISSVFPCMVALTEDMVNYKGCATTVLVTSAGTGEMVLQLLTGQLIHSKGSYSFMLVGMISSCIGFTVFLGLIYIQHLHRSSQAATSKEIAMTEKPSSE from the exons ATGATGTTAGTAGATGATCGTGTCTGGGCTCTGTTCAAGGGACACTGGCAGCACACACTGACTTACTGGAGCGTGTTCTTCAGTTTCGGGCTGTGTATCGCGTTCCTGGGGCCGACCATCCTGGACCTGAGGTGTCAGACTCAGTCCACTCTGCAGGAGATCACTTGGGTCTTCTTCGCCCAACAGCTCTTCCTCATGCTGGGTAGCGCCCTGGGAGGACTCTTCAAGAAGAC GCTCCGCTGCTCCCTCTCAGCTCTCTTCGTCTCCAGTCTTGTCATCTCCGTGGTGTTTGCCATCATCCCACTTTGCCACCATGTGCTGATGCTGGCTGTTGCCATGGCGATATCTGGCACGGCAATGGGGGTGATTGACACTATCGCTAACCTGCAGCTGGTGAAGCTCTACCAGAAAGACTCAGCCATTTTCCTACAG GTCCTGCATTTCTTCATAGGGCTGGGAGCGTTGGTCAGTCCCCTGGTAGCAGACCCATTCCTGTCGGAGGGGAGTTGTGTTCTGGGGGGGAACATGACAGCCAACTCCTCCACTGACCTCCATCACCTCCGCAGCTACCTGGCAGGTAAGGGGACAACCCCTCTGCACAACGtatcccaccactaccacctccacACAGAGGGCATCATCACCACCAATGTGTCCTACGCATTCTGGATCATGGCTCTTATCAAT CTGCCTGTACCAGTAGCAGTGTATGTGTTGATGTATCGTGAGAGGCTGTTCCCCTGCTCGAACCACAGCCCACGTCTACTGGACAAGGAGAAAAACTCACAGAAGGACCACAATATCCAGG GTCACGGCGGTTTGTTTGGCTGCTGTAACTATGCTGATGTGAAGGATCGCCCTGCCTCCTATTTCCTCCTCTACATTCTGGGCGGAGCCGTGCTCTTCATCACTGACGGCATAATA GGTTCTTACACAGGATTCATTTACACCTACGcagtgtctcctcccctctctctgcctcacaaGACGGCAGGCTGTCTGACCAGTGTGTTCTGGGCATCTGTCACCGCGGGCAGACTGGCGTCTATATATCTGTCATACAGATACACACAACAACAACTCATCTCGGTCAGCCTG gCAGGGATGATGGTGGTGCAGTGTCTGCTGTTGATCCTGTACTCCAGCCCTGTGTTCCTCTTCATGGGGACGTGTGTGTTAGGCCTCTTCATCAGCAGTGTGTTCCCCTGCATGGTGGCCCTCACAGAAGACATGGTCAACTATAAAg GGTGTGCCACTACTGTCCTGGTGACCAGTGCTGGTACAGGAGAGATGGTGCTGCAGCTTCTCACAGGACAG TTGATCCACAGTAAAGGCAGTTATAGTTTCATGTTGGTTGGTATGATATCATCCTGCATCGGATTCACAGTATTCCTGGGCCTAATCTACATCCAGCATCTACACAGGAGCTCCCAAGcag CCACTAGTAAGGAAATCGCCATGACAGAGAAGCCTTCAAGTGAGTAA
- the LOC112218204 gene encoding ETS domain-containing protein Elk-4 isoform X1 — protein sequence MDSSVTLWQFLLQLLLDPTNDQLICWTNEEGEFKLLQAEEVAKLWGARKNKPNMNYDKLSRALRYYYDKNIIKKVNGQKFVYRFVSYPDILKGDASVRPDGEGGVGGGLPLSERGDNTSRDDEGGDRSEGVTATRGSSTKPSNRNDYIHSGLYTSFTLTSLQNGRQLFKSIKMENPGDKMADRKSNTRAQDPPSQPMPSPSVIKFGTTPPKRSPPPPQVTIETSNPPLYPLQVPPPIDDVVRTHSTLLPQAVYAFEQAKTLESSNLRILHSFSLSKLPSRSPSPSMVPDSTQELVIDSDIESISSQPTEIQIQAVQSSGHVSSGEVCGGNGDKGGNREMSLSPVCVSGHITGGKARKPPKVLELSTPTLVVTASDLSPMNLYSPSLPTASLTPALLQTPTLLLTPSPLLSNIHFWSTLSPVAPLSPATRRQQGAHTLFQFPSVLTPHFHIPTHSLDGTNTPGPLTPDSHKT from the exons ATGGACAGCTCTGTGACCCTGTGGCAGTTCTTGCTCCAGCTCCTATTGGACCCCACCAATGATCAGCTGATCTGCTGGACCAATGAGGAGGGCGAGTTCAAGCTGCTGCAGGCGGAGGAGGTGGCCAAGCTGTGGGGCGCCAGGAAGAACAAACCCAACATGAACTACGACAAGCTTAGCAGAGCCCTGAGATACTACTATGACAag AACATCATTAAGAAGGTGAACGGGCAGAAGTTTGTGTACCGCTTTGTCTCATACCCAGACATTCTGAAAGGGGATGCCTCTGTTCGGCCCGATGGGGAGGGGGGTGTAGGGGGTGGCCTGCCCCTCTCAGAGAGGGGGGACAACACATCCAGAGATGATGAGGGTGGGGACAGGAGTGAAGGTGTGACAGCGACACGGGGGTCCAGTACTAAGCCGTCCAACCGTAATGACTACATCCACTCTGGTCTGTACACCTCGTTCACCCTCACCTCGCTGCAAAATGGACGGCAGCTGTTCAAGTCCATCAAGATGGAGAACCCCGGAGACAAGATGGCCGACAGGAAGTCCAATACCCGGGCCCAAGACCCACCCTCTCAGCCAATGCCATCGCCGTCAGTCATCAAGTTTGGGACCACCCCTCCCAAGAGAAGCCCTCCACCACCTCAGGTTACTATAGAAACATCCAATCCGCCATTGTACCCTCTCCAAGTCCCGCCTCCCATAGATGATGTAGTGAGGACACACTCCACCCTCCTGCCTCAGGCTGTGTACGCGTTTGAGCAAGCCAAGACCTTGGAATCCTCGAATCTTCGAATCCTGCATAGTTTCAGTTTATCAAAGTTGCCCTCTCGGAGTCCCTCCCCCAGCATGGTGCCGGACTCCACCCAGGAGCTGGTGATTGACAGTGACATCGAGTCCATCTCCTCCCAACCTACAGAGATTCAGATACAGGCG gTGCAGAGTTCTGGCCATGTGTCAAGTGGTGAGGTATGTGGAGGAAACGGGGACAAGGGAGGGAATAGGGAGATGAGtttgtctccagtgtgtgtgagtggccATATCACAGGGGGCAAGGCCCGCAAGCCTCCTAAAGTCCTGGAGCTTTCCACTCCTACACTGGTGGTCACTGCCTCTGACCTTTCACCTATGAACCTCTACAGCCCCTCACTACCCACCGCCTCTCTCACGCCAGCACTgctacag acgCCCACTCTGTTGCTGACCCCCAGTCCACTGCTGTCTAACATCCACTTCTGGAGCACGCTCAGTCCGGTGGCTCCCCTCAGCCCTGCCACCCGCCGCCAGCAGGGAGCACACACCCTGTTCCAG TTCCCCTCAGTGCTCACCCCTCATTTCCATATCCCCACACACAGTCTGGATGGGACCAACACCCCCGGACCCCTCACTCCAGACTCCCATAAGACATAA
- the LOC112218204 gene encoding ETS domain-containing protein Elk-4 isoform X2, producing the protein MDSSVTLWQFLLQLLLDPTNDQLICWTNEEGEFKLLQAEEVAKLWGARKNKPNMNYDKLSRALRYYYDKNIIKKVNGQKFVYRFVSYPDILKGDASVRPDGEGGVGGGLPLSERGDNTSRDDEGGDRSEGVTATRGSSTKPSNRNDYIHSGLYTSFTLTSLQNGRQLFKSIKMENPGDKMADRKSNTRAQDPPSQPMPSPSVIKFGTTPPKRSPPPPQVTIETSNPPLYPLQVPPPIDDVVRTHSTLLPQAVYAFEQAKTLESSNLRILHSFSLSKLPSRSPSPSMVPDSTQELVIDSDIESISSQPTEIQIQASSGHVSSGEVCGGNGDKGGNREMSLSPVCVSGHITGGKARKPPKVLELSTPTLVVTASDLSPMNLYSPSLPTASLTPALLQTPTLLLTPSPLLSNIHFWSTLSPVAPLSPATRRQQGAHTLFQFPSVLTPHFHIPTHSLDGTNTPGPLTPDSHKT; encoded by the exons ATGGACAGCTCTGTGACCCTGTGGCAGTTCTTGCTCCAGCTCCTATTGGACCCCACCAATGATCAGCTGATCTGCTGGACCAATGAGGAGGGCGAGTTCAAGCTGCTGCAGGCGGAGGAGGTGGCCAAGCTGTGGGGCGCCAGGAAGAACAAACCCAACATGAACTACGACAAGCTTAGCAGAGCCCTGAGATACTACTATGACAag AACATCATTAAGAAGGTGAACGGGCAGAAGTTTGTGTACCGCTTTGTCTCATACCCAGACATTCTGAAAGGGGATGCCTCTGTTCGGCCCGATGGGGAGGGGGGTGTAGGGGGTGGCCTGCCCCTCTCAGAGAGGGGGGACAACACATCCAGAGATGATGAGGGTGGGGACAGGAGTGAAGGTGTGACAGCGACACGGGGGTCCAGTACTAAGCCGTCCAACCGTAATGACTACATCCACTCTGGTCTGTACACCTCGTTCACCCTCACCTCGCTGCAAAATGGACGGCAGCTGTTCAAGTCCATCAAGATGGAGAACCCCGGAGACAAGATGGCCGACAGGAAGTCCAATACCCGGGCCCAAGACCCACCCTCTCAGCCAATGCCATCGCCGTCAGTCATCAAGTTTGGGACCACCCCTCCCAAGAGAAGCCCTCCACCACCTCAGGTTACTATAGAAACATCCAATCCGCCATTGTACCCTCTCCAAGTCCCGCCTCCCATAGATGATGTAGTGAGGACACACTCCACCCTCCTGCCTCAGGCTGTGTACGCGTTTGAGCAAGCCAAGACCTTGGAATCCTCGAATCTTCGAATCCTGCATAGTTTCAGTTTATCAAAGTTGCCCTCTCGGAGTCCCTCCCCCAGCATGGTGCCGGACTCCACCCAGGAGCTGGTGATTGACAGTGACATCGAGTCCATCTCCTCCCAACCTACAGAGATTCAGATACAGGCG AGTTCTGGCCATGTGTCAAGTGGTGAGGTATGTGGAGGAAACGGGGACAAGGGAGGGAATAGGGAGATGAGtttgtctccagtgtgtgtgagtggccATATCACAGGGGGCAAGGCCCGCAAGCCTCCTAAAGTCCTGGAGCTTTCCACTCCTACACTGGTGGTCACTGCCTCTGACCTTTCACCTATGAACCTCTACAGCCCCTCACTACCCACCGCCTCTCTCACGCCAGCACTgctacag acgCCCACTCTGTTGCTGACCCCCAGTCCACTGCTGTCTAACATCCACTTCTGGAGCACGCTCAGTCCGGTGGCTCCCCTCAGCCCTGCCACCCGCCGCCAGCAGGGAGCACACACCCTGTTCCAG TTCCCCTCAGTGCTCACCCCTCATTTCCATATCCCCACACACAGTCTGGATGGGACCAACACCCCCGGACCCCTCACTCCAGACTCCCATAAGACATAA